The genomic stretch ACCACTAAAAACAAGTATAAGCACATGAAAAATTTATCCAAACATTTAATGCTAGGTGCATTGTTGATGCTTTTCTCTGTAATGGGATTTGCACAAGTAAAGAGCGATTATGACAAAGAAGCTGATTTTACAGCTTATAAGACCTATTCCTTCCAGGGATGGCAGCAAGAGTCCGATAAGCAGCTCAATGAGTTTGATAAAAAGAGGATCCTGGATGCGCTGAAGGCCGAGTTTGATTCCAGAGGGATGACTTTGGTTGAATCTGGTGCTGATGCTGAAGTAGCGCTCTATCTGGTATTAGATCAAAAGACTTCCACTACGGCCTATACTAATTTCGTGGGAGGTATGGGTTATGGCCCCCGCTGGGGATGGGGAATGGGCGTAGGAGGAATGGGTATGGCTTCCGCTACTACTACCTATAATGAAGATGACTATACAGAAGGAACGTTGGTGGTCGACATGTATGACTCCAGTGGGAAAAAGCTGGTTTGGCAAGGAGTGATGACTTCTGTCGTACAGGAAAAGCCCGAGAAAAGAGAAAAAACTATTCCTAAAAAAGTCAAAAAGTTGATGAAACAATATCCTGTAGCTCCTGCTAAGTAATGCCATTAAACTTAGAGACTGACTTATAATTAAGTTTTCTTGTCAGGCTGATCGCCAGTTTGCCGAAG from Algoriphagus sp. NG3 encodes the following:
- a CDS encoding DUF4136 domain-containing protein yields the protein MKNLSKHLMLGALLMLFSVMGFAQVKSDYDKEADFTAYKTYSFQGWQQESDKQLNEFDKKRILDALKAEFDSRGMTLVESGADAEVALYLVLDQKTSTTAYTNFVGGMGYGPRWGWGMGVGGMGMASATTTYNEDDYTEGTLVVDMYDSSGKKLVWQGVMTSVVQEKPEKREKTIPKKVKKLMKQYPVAPAK